One window of Mucilaginibacter inviolabilis genomic DNA carries:
- a CDS encoding UpxY family transcription antiterminator: MDLLTSDAKNKWYPVYTHARAEKKAYEALTNKGILAYLPLYRQLRQWSDRKKWVEEPFIKSYVFVNIAEHAQAEVLMTKGISRFLYFSGKPATMPDRQINELKLLMTSSIDLEITEEDLQPGEKIIIKAGPLKGMTGEVVVYRSQKQLILRLESIGRSIIVHVAASYIERF, translated from the coding sequence ATGGACCTGCTAACGAGTGACGCGAAGAACAAATGGTATCCGGTTTATACACATGCACGGGCCGAAAAAAAAGCATACGAGGCGCTTACCAATAAAGGAATTTTAGCTTATCTGCCACTATACCGGCAACTTAGGCAATGGAGTGACCGTAAAAAGTGGGTCGAGGAACCCTTTATCAAATCATACGTATTTGTTAACATCGCCGAACATGCGCAGGCCGAGGTACTGATGACTAAAGGGATATCCCGCTTTTTATATTTTTCGGGCAAACCGGCCACTATGCCCGACCGCCAGATCAATGAGCTAAAGTTATTAATGACAAGTTCAATCGACCTGGAAATTACGGAAGAAGATCTGCAGCCTGGGGAAAAGATTATTATAAAAGCGGGACCTTTAAAGGGAATGACCGGCGAGGTGGTAGTATACCGGTCGCAAAAGCAATTGATATTAAGGCTTGAAAGTATAGGGCGCTCCATTATTGTACATGTTGCAGCCTCCTATATTGAGCGCTTTTAA